The window AACCTACAGTGTGTGACTCTCTATTCCCAGCATAAATAAAGTACTATGACAAATACCCAGGGTGTATTTACAGTGTTGATAGAGTCTGCTCTGCTCAGTCCCAGAGGAGCAAAATGAGTTATAAATCaccttcttttttgttctttacctcctcttcttctgtttgtagTTGTAACTTTCCTTACTCCCACTTCATCAGCCATATGGAGGATGACATATGTATCCCTCTTCTCCTCCCACTGAGAGACTTGGCTGGGCCACTCCGTTATGCTCCACGTGGTATATAGTTAGTGGAGCCTGTGGTGATGTATTGAGTGTAATGACCAACAGCGTTTGTTGAGATTAATTGTTACTAATGGCTAACACAGTTAGCGGTGAGTGATGGCTGCTACACTGTAGACACTTTGTGGGCCTCCACACAAATCAAGTTGTAACTCTGCTCCAACTGCGGTAACCGCGGTCCCTCTGTTCTGGTCAGACACACAAAAACGGCATCTTTGCCTGGAAGTTGAATAcaggccctttaaaaaaaaaaaaaaaaaactgcttgaaAATCTTGTCTTGCTCAAAAACTTTGTGTTGCATCATGCACGCCCAGCAGCTGATTGTAATCTCAGATAGCAACAGCGTGACAGGGAGTGATGTGAATGATGAATACGCAGAGTCATGTCTGCCAACTTCTTCAAAGAATAGCAGGACTATTGGTAGGATATCAGGACCATAGCATTACTATGTCCAgtcataaaaactttaaaaccaaagtAATGTATTTGTGTCACCAGCAGGTAAATGTTGACAATAACCGGTACTTGTGAACGCAAACAGAAGTGTTTTCCACTTTTGAGTAGTTTGCTTAaccctttctttctttctgtctttctttcttttacttgtcctgtccaccagctgagcaagcagatcagagctgaaggcctcttgtgttggacagattttattgttacaatggGGGTTTATGGggttttaaattgcatttctgactatttctttattcaaattgccgtgaatcaggagcaggcaaaaaaaatgacagtaaaaaaaaagaaaaaattaggatagaaaaagcctgtagcagtgatgtaggtaCTACGAGTGCTTTGCCAcaggggatgtgaggggctttaaggtAGCGTGAGAgagtaaacaaaaggatgatagGAAATGGGGGAAGGCTTACTCTCTCCCAACAGCACCGGcctcaactcagaggcgaatttctgatgaacaactgccactctgcagaaaatgtgccCTCAAACATTaactcttgtttgtttttttatttaggcaaaAACACCATAATCCTaaatgaaagaccactgggaatgctattacaatagatcaaaagatgattggagagggactttaaaacatttcttttgccTTTTGTCTGTAATTCCCCTTGACTCACGCTGATCATCTCGCCTTAGCTCCTGCCTCTGTTAATCACAGAATGTGACCAGACAGCTACTTAAAAGATTGTCATGTGGGGCTGGATGACTCATCTAGTGTGGCTGCTACTCAGTCACAGCGGCCTGACCGAGCTCCCCTTCCACCTGCGATggccctcctcttcctccttcactGCTTCGTTTTTGTAAGATCTAACGCCACCTCTGAGCTGAGAACGGCAGATTTAGATTGCAGCACAAAGAGCATGTCATTGCTCTTCATCTCCCACAGCTGAGTAAATGACATCCCTGACAGCCTGAAGGGGAAGAGAAGAGTTACTCCATCTTGGTTCCACTCTTCTTCACTCACAGAGAACCCCCCACCTTCCCTCTTTCTCCACCAgaatcccatcatccctctgtgtCAGCATTGTCGTTGTCGTCCTCAGCTCATTAGCATAATATTCCCATTCTCCTGGTACTGCACTTCTTGGGTGAATCACTCAAGGAATCATGGGTAGATTCTCTCCTCGCACTCAGACTCACGCTTATGCTGGAGCATTAAAATCAAACCTCAACCTAAGCCACACCTGCAAACTCACTTTGACAACCATGGAGCTGAGAAGACTCAGCAGAGTCTTCATCGTCTTTTATTCATCACTTATCTCGCACTGCATCAGGAAGATGAGTGACAGAGGTTGTAAAGTGAGAGTTACCAGAGATCAGAGCGATGGTAGGAGAGATGAAGTGTATCGCTCCTGACGCGCCTGACTGCCTCCAACCATTTACCCCAATCATCTATAATGTGTTTATATTTCATCGCTTCTGCACAAACAAGACACTTACAGCGTCtaaatacacagaaaaaaatgtgctttcatttccttctttttattgtGTGGACTTCCTTTTGTGCATAAAGTCATAAGTAATAGGACTCAAGTCTCAAACCACCTGCAACCACCACAAAAAGACAGATAATCCCTGCTGGAGTGTCAGCTGGAGGTGGAAAAAGGGCTGCAGGGGTGACCAGAGAAGTGTCAGGCGCTTGCAGATTGGGTTGTAGAACTTTGTAATTGCCTTAACTCCACTAAGCGCCCGCAGCTCTTTTTCACATCTTGAGTAAAACTCATTTGCCGCACAGCACAAAGTGAAGATAGTGAGCAACTTGTcgtcttttaaaaacattacaacGCTGTGCCGGGTGAATGCGACTTGATATCCACCAGGTGAGCGCCTTAATTCATTATCTTCAGGGGAAGCTGTTCCCtttgaagcagcagcaggaaatATTAAGCATGTATTACACAGTGCCATTAGTACAAAACACTTGTCCTTGTGCCGTTGATgacttcttgttcttttttcacctgcttGAATTGAAATTTTGTAAGAGGAGGTGAGAAAACAAGTTCTCCAGTGCGGTgacaaatgtacaaaaaaagtcatttaaactgTCAAACttctttggcaaaaaaaataaacaaactagaGGATTTTAATTAGCTTCTTCCAAGTAAATACACTTATGAATTAACTATGTAGTTTGTCAGCATATGaacatgcatgcatccatggccaaaaaaaacaggatgtgACCAAAGACTTTTGGAGGTAGAAGGAAGACCAAAAGCAGCTGAGCAATTCTCATTTTCCTCTTACACTGAGTGCCACGCTGCTGCTCTTGGGATGGAGAACTACTTGACTCCATCCTGCAAGGACAGGAGAAATGAAACAATTTGTCCTACAAGGCCTGAATGTCAATGTGGGATCACTGCTGTGTTATATTGCCCCCTGCTGATAACTCAGATGATCAATCAGTGGTTCTAAGCTCTGACCTCCGGCAGGATGAATCAAGCAGAGGCTGCTCACTTACCACCTCAGGGTAAAGCAAAATTACATGGGCGTTGAGTTCAATTGAGCATGCATAGTTTTACAGACATAAAGGACAGAGAGTCTGTCATCAATTTTCcacaaaaagaaatagaaacgAAGATAAAATATGTTTGTGTTGATGAAAGGGGGGAAAATTCAAAACGACGAAGGTTCACAAATATTAAGAAACGtttaaaatgcataataaaattacaaaattggcaattgttttatttgagtcaaattaaattggatttttaatgttgtttttgcactATTATTTCCAAAATTATGTCATAATTATATCTCTGTGCTGTAAGTTAAAGTAGCCCAATTCATTCatgtcatttcatttatttatttgttcctttcatgaaaatcacTGATTGTCcaatatgtttacatgtttgtcttaCAATATTGAAAATTTTCCTGATTGGAATTTATTGATTGGATTGGTATTGAGATATCCTATACAAGATAATATGCAATTTTAAAACTATTATAGTAATAATTTTAGAAAAGCCTGTGGTGACACATAAttgcaaaataaacacaaaatgaacGCTGCTcatctgcatcttttgtttaattCATCACACACAAACCTAATTACTCtcagttttttagaaaaaagaaaatcccattaaaagagagaaaaatgtccTGCTGAAATCTTTAGAtattcaaataaagataaaagacAGACACTGATGTTTGTAAAAGGTTCAAACTTTTTGTAGCTTCGGAACTCTAGAGAACCACAGACGGAGTCATTATCTGCAAATAAACATCATTTGGATGAGTGGAAAACCTTTATGTGACTTAACGAGAGACCAAAATGACTCCTTGATCACAACAGTGACTCATCCAGAAGGTCACTAAAGAAGCaaaacaacctaaaaaaaataaagcaggctTCACTTGACTCAGCTGAGTTTGAAGTTCATGATGCAGCAAcacagaaacaactgaaaaatacTGATTCATGACAAAGTTCAAGGAGAAAGACACAGCTGTGTAGAAAGAAAAATAGCTTTTCttgtattttacaaaaaagcaTCTGAATGATCTCCAACACATTtggacaaatattttttatcaagTCCAAGAAAAGAAGAACTTTTGGTCTTCTAAATTTTTTGGTTCAACAGAGAATTAGCATTATAGCAATAGTaaaacatggtggtggtagtgtgataATATGGGTATATTTTGAAGCCTTGGGACTGGAACGaattgtcacaaaaaaaaaaaaaatagcaggaTGATCCTGGGCTCTATGACAAAGTCATGTTCAAGATCCCAACCTCTACAGCAACATTAGGATTCACAGATGTCAATTTGCCCAACTCTGACTTGCTGTGGAAACAAAGTTATTTATATTGGAAGATGTGATCAAATCAAAACCTTTTCCACTAGGGGTTTAACGATTCATTTTGACAATGATTCGATTAATATAGTAGTTAGTGGTTGCCAATACAATTTATAATCaatatttaatcattttgaacgatctgattcactgacctaaataTTATTCAGgtcatctttagccaaaacgtCACctagtgtgactcagagataaaaacCTGAATACTGAACAgggcaggtgaagttttccagattactgggatttcttgcaaaaaatgaaaagtgtaaatgaaatatgtgtacaaacaaacaagtgttTAAGAATTAATGAAAACAGTTCAGCCCACTGCtgtttttcaacataaaaattcCACCTTTGGGGTCACAAAGATTAGTCATGTTGTCATTGGATTTTACGAAAGGCTTCAAATGGCTAGTGACTTTTTGTAAAACGTTTGggtaaaaaaatccaaattgctTCCGCACATTGGTCCATAATGATGGCTTGAAAACTTTTTGCACGGTGTCTTCTGCCATTGTCATCGTGTGTGTCGTCTACTTTGGTGGTTCCTTGATGTGACGTCATGTAAAGGCAGAGTAAAACAATTTCTGTTCAAAATCGTTaggtttttgtaaaatgctCCAAAACCtgatcgtaacccttgtgctatctgagatgaccccacccttacattgaggtgttctccctagcatgaccaaggtggataaaggtggaaagatttcatgtaatccatggacaccagtgaggatcacaaatcattgaagaaaaaaggttcagagcactgtctagtgggtctagatgacccaactcccaatgttaaagtgcctaggatagtacaagggttaaataaacctactgtgccTCTATCCAAATGTTACTTTTGGCaatattaaaacaactttattttgaaactattttaaaatggtttaggTCATTCCCATTACCAACGACTGATTGATTGTGGTAATGTATTACCACATAAAATAATACCAcgtaaaataaacccaaaataAAGCTCACAGTTTTGTCAACAAAACTTTTTCAATCAGTTGATTTTACTGCATCAGTAACTTATTTTATCAAAATCCTAACGTTTTACACATGAAGAGTAGATAGACAGACTTTGTAACACATTTATGGTGGACACTTGAAAAAGTCCACTCTGACCAGCAGATGGAAGCagcattctttttaaatattctcaGCTTCCAAGACAACCACATACAAACAcaggagggttttttttctgtgtgaactctgattggttgaaagtttggacatttttctACATAAAGCTTACGATGGTATTTTACGGCTTCACTCTTTGGAAGCGAGCGACTGGGTCTCTGATGGAAATACCTGGACTGGGGAACTAAACTGGGATTTTTTCTTGGAATAATCAGATTTTTGTGAGTTTACTTGTGTTTCATTTAAAGACTTTCCAACAGTTTTCCTACCCTGGGAGAAGGGACACTTACGCACATTCAGCACCATGGCAAACTCTTGTGTCCAGCTGAGCGGCTTTCTCCTCGGCTTCCTCGGTTGGCTGGGCATCATAATCGCCACAGCTACAAACGACTGGGTGCACACATGCCACCATGGTATGAGCGTCTGCAAGATGATGGACGACTATAGAGCCATGGGTCCCTGGGCCAACTGTGTACTCCGCGCAGGAAATTCCCACTGCCAGTCCCTAACTCAGATCTTTGACCTGCCAGGTAGAAATAACctctaaaaaaaatttgttttcttgAGTTGCACAGCaacttatttatttgctttcaaCCATTTTGTGTCAAATTTCAGTAAAACTGTCTACATTTTGATACCTAATGGATATTTTTCCTGATCCTGCAGTTTACATTCAGACCACTCGAGCCCTGATGATCATAGCCTCCATCCTTGGTCTCCCAGCGGCGGGAATTCTGCTCATGTCCATGCCCTGCATCAACCTTGGAAATGACCTCCAGAGCTCCAAGAATAAGCGTGCAATTCTGGGAGGGGTTCTCCTTCTTCTAGTTGGTAAGATCCTCACTGAAAGCAGATGAGTTCTGCagacagagcagaaaaaaaagaaaaaaaactcagctcaacatcctccaaacttcCAAACTTTGACCTGATCCAACATCCCCTCAGATGCTTCCAGGTTTCAGAGCAGAGGATGTTAGGTATGACTGCTTTTCCTCCCAGGGGGGTAACACACATGGAGGGCCTCAAGCACGTGAACCCCTTCCCTTCAGACCCCATCACATTCCTGTCACCCACCTACACTCATCCACACCCAGCTTTTTCTGGAGACACATTCTCTCCCTCGCTGCCCAAATTACTGTAATTATAAATATTTGGCGGAGCAGCATTTTCCCCGGACTTCTTTCCTGGAAAAGGACTGAACTCCAACACCTGCATCTGTGTTGTATTCTTTCCACAGCTCAGCATCTACACAAACAAAAGCTGTTATCAGTGAGAACTGAGCTGCCGCtctgacttgtttttttcttagaaacTCCACTTTGGAaaagtgagattttttttcttcactgctttttctgtttttttcacacttcccatgTTGCCCATTTCAGCTATGGTACGTAAAATGTGTCACAGCTTGAACCTGTAGCCAACACccagctcttttttttgttcacttccTGTTGGTGGGATtcagttggaaagatttctgtGCTTCTTCCTCGTGTTTGTTCGGGGGAAAATATCTAACATATGTTGTTCTTTCTTTGGCAAACAGTGGCAGAATTGAGCATAAGGCTGGAGGAACTTCAGAAAGTCTTTAATGAGACTTTAATCCGTCATGGTTTTGGCTGCTCTGTTCAAAGTGAATAAGAGATCAAGCATTCAAAAACCTCTGATGCACCGTTATGaagccaaaatacaaaaaaaagtcaatggtCTTGTATtggttacaaaaaaataaaaaaacaaaataaatgcagctcCTAATgattaacattttaaatcaatatactggtttgcttttaaagacattttaaatatttttagacattattttcagttattattattatattaattattattattattttagttaacatcttcattttcatcaATTTTCACATATCCTGTTTATATGACTGGATATGAACAACTGGCATAgtcaaaattgttgtttttgtgggatGTGACTGTTAAAAAAGTGATGGTTTGGATTGTGTCACAGTTTTAGAGTCACGGTCCAGATCACTTTTCCagtctgtaaaaatgaaaaataaaaacaggacaaaataagataaaagccaataattattttttaaagcttcaaaaCCTATATTTAATAAAGCATATATAAAATActtcaaaacaaacacacacacacatatttatcaCATTTGCTCATAGAGgcttatttataaataaacaaacatagaTGACATCTCTGAACTCAAGATCTTTCCTAAAATATTTGAGATGCCCAAACAGGCAAAGTGcaccaaatatttaaaaagcatttggTCCTTTTTAGATTTATACTtcaacatgtgtgtgtgcataaatGCACACATTGGTTTCCTAGaaaaagatgggggggggggggggacacatgACTCAAAAAGGCACATGTTTTAGCTGAAAACTGGAAAAAACCTGTATGTGCTGCAAGTCTTTGGCCTTTAGAGACAGTAGTTGTGAATCACAACGGGCCTTTGGTGGTTTTACACCTGAAACAATAAAGAACTCCTGTTATTGTGCTGAAAAAAGCTGTGGGTTGTGACTGTAGGCGATGGCCAAGCCTTTTCATTGCACCAATATTTTCATTATATAAGAAGTCCTAATTGTTGAGCAAGCctgcttttacatttaaaaaagccaaTTCAGCAGTCATACTCATTTTTTGCAAATGATTAATATCCAGTGTTGGGGTGAATCTGTGTTTCTAAACGTCATGGTTGTGCAACTATTTTTTCTGATGTCTTAcatctttgtgcttttttttctttctgttcacCTCAAATTGTTCACACCAGTTTGTGGAGGTGTTGGATCTCAATGTGCTTTCCAAAGAATCTTGGCATTAGAATCCTCCATTTCTCCTCCTTCGTCCCAAAATGGACTTCTGTCGTTCATTAGGAAAGACAGCTGCAGATGATATCTATTATTACCAAAAGACATTCTGTGCTAGTGTGGATAAAAATAGCTTTGCTATCACCGTTTCTCccacaataaaaatatttttgtgagtTTAAAATATTACGTATCCTTAAACTATTCTTTTTTCGTCTCACCAGGATTATGTGGTTTAGTGTCCACCATCTGGTTTCCCTATGCCGCCTTCTATGACCAGGAGTTCACGTACTTTGGCTTTTCTCTCTACACTGGATGGGTGGGCACCGTTTTCTGCCTGCTGGGTGGCGCCATCCTTGCCTGCTCATCCGATTCCTCTCCCCCATCTTCCCGCCCATACCAGGAAAACAACCGCTTTAACTACTCAAAGCAGGGGGGAGGCCAAATGCCGGCCCCCTCCACCACCAACCATGCCAAAAGCGCCCACGTCTGAGAGGTTTCTGGATGTGGATGAAGGACTGTGGCTTTGCGTTTTAACAAAAGAGGACGCTTACATTCAGATTCAGCTTAGATGCAGATAAACTCACTCCTTGCATAAATGGTTTTGAATTAACATACGCTCTGCGACAGACCGGCGACCTGCTTGGTGTGTAcaccgccttcgcccaacagtggcCTGGACGAGCTCCGGTAACCCAGTGACGTAAGGGATATGGCAGATTGagaaaatgacaaacacaaacagttaATTAGCAATAGAAAAAAGACTGTTTGGgttgagctttttcatcctCCGCTGGGTGTGATTTGGGCTAGAATTCCTTTGCTCCAGTAATACACTCATCTCCTGATCGACTGCCTGCAGAGCTGTCTATTGTCCTGCTATTACTCAAATCtattcaaaaaaaatgtttttctttacattttttccttattttttcttttaatataattttttatgaatattttttaaataaactgaaatcattttgtatttttgtggttGAAATAActgtaaatgcttttttttcactttgtttttaaatattgattATTCTCTGAcagtttttgaaaacttttaaactGATTCCATTGGTTGTAGCTGTTTTCACAGCTTAGCTTAGTCGAAAAGTTTTGCGTTAAAGTGTCAGAATTTGCACTGTAAAACATCCTGAGGAGTAATCCTGtcatgtgaaaagaaaaaccaaatcttatttttaatttctactAACTTCTGTTTATCATATACTAATAATGTGACAAAAAGGAAAGCTGCCTTCACACAGTGGCTTTCCAAAGGACTTTCCTGAGGGGATTCAGCGTCAACAACAGacgtttgttgtttttcaaataaataaaaaagtgatttgAAAATCTGTCCTCTGAATTATTTACCTGCTCTTTCTGCCATGTGATTATGTcaaaacccagaaggaagatgCAAAAATAGAAGTAGAGCTTTCTTTTCAGTTCTGCTGCACATCTGTGACACACATCCTCAATTTACCATCATCCCAAGCAGAGGAAACACTGTTGCAATGTCATTTGCCACAGTGACCTTCTGGGGGAGAAGCACAGAAGAGCCTGTTCCAATGAGTCTGAAGCCACACAGAGCAGATACAACATCAAGGTCACTGAGTAACAGCACAGATATGAaactctgaaaacaaaatgtgctTCCATTTGTCCTCAGCTTATCCTGAAACAGACACAAAGATATCATCTTTTCTGCATTTCACATACTGTCATTTTTGATGTGAATTTCCTGGCACGCCTGTGGATGCAGGTGGGTCATCTGAGGGTGTGTGTTCCCGCAATGTGATGCTGTTCCCGGCACAGAGCGATCTGGTCTACAGGAGGCATGGAGCAAACAAGCTGTCCCGTATTGACTGCCATGATACACTGTAACAAGGCTGTCTTAAACTGTGGCCTGTCATCATCACAGTTGAAATGTTTGAACACGGGATCTGTTTCCTCTAATCGACTAACAGCCGTAGCGGTTTATTCCTCTCAAATCCAGCCAGTGCTATCACTTGTTTTCTGAAGGGAGATCTAGTGTTTTGTTCAGGAGGATCCGGTGTTCGCCGACATGGTTTGCTTGTTTTACTCCTGCTCAGAAAATCTCCCAAAACTTACAAAGATCCTCCCAAAAGctgtgaagaaaagaaagaaaaacaatcccAGAAATGTTCCGACTTGATGAAAAGTGGCCTATGTCAATAAACCTGAGGGGAAACTGAATGCATAATCTATCTATTTCTTACGCAGTTTATTATTCGTGCCAGATATAACACAAATTATGTATTTGtattgtaaaaatgtgtattatttattaatgcagtgaattttttttgttgaagatgaagaaatatagataaaaaaatcaatttccaAACAATAAACTACATAATTTATCATAATTTATAATTTAATGTATCTGAAAAGAGACATTTGGTCCCatttcttactgaccaaaacttctttaaatgtagcttttgaatgtttacaaaaattaaattatagcTGTGTTATACTTTTCTCTATACAACAATTTCCACATGTTTTACTTTAGACACAAGCACATAcaatttcctttcaaaataaaatgcatataTATAATTGATTAGAATACTTTTGTCAGTAAATAAGAGTTAAAACTTCTGCAGACGCTTCTTGACAAACCAGTCACTCAGTGGACAATGCCAACTCCAAA is drawn from Oryzias latipes chromosome 22, ASM223467v1 and contains these coding sequences:
- the LOC101166173 gene encoding claudin-11, translating into MANSCVQLSGFLLGFLGWLGIIIATATNDWVHTCHHGMSVCKMMDDYRAMGPWANCVLRAGNSHCQSLTQIFDLPVYIQTTRALMIIASILGLPAAGILLMSMPCINLGNDLQSSKNKRAILGGVLLLLVGLCGLVSTIWFPYAAFYDQEFTYFGFSLYTGWVGTVFCLLGGAILACSSDSSPPSSRPYQENNRFNYSKQGGGQMPAPSTTNHAKSAHV